Proteins co-encoded in one Metabacillus sp. KUDC1714 genomic window:
- a CDS encoding DUF6063 family protein produces the protein MNAETIKNASAVYFSLLKDKVIDENSEHFQTYFDPEVRQTVLLLADESGTYIIESPKRIQLVVQPTGSVFATNFTHMKEKHRQIETKKHFHLISVVIMSFLATIDRNQAAKVRTKREGISYYALERQINDLILNWESILKAKPTFGEEERIDMKDVVTTWKYMEVDTEDYGVKKGNRRTRIGLIAGAMRLLETEGLIVILDRDDIPKVIPKNELFERIEYLYHDYDRYEMFKKMMTTEEDERAENPSN, from the coding sequence ATGAATGCAGAAACGATCAAAAATGCATCAGCTGTCTATTTTTCCTTATTAAAGGATAAAGTAATCGACGAAAATAGTGAACACTTCCAGACGTATTTTGATCCGGAAGTGAGACAGACTGTTCTTTTATTAGCAGACGAATCAGGTACATATATCATTGAATCACCTAAACGCATTCAATTAGTTGTTCAGCCAACCGGCTCTGTCTTTGCTACGAATTTTACCCACATGAAAGAAAAGCATCGGCAAATTGAAACGAAAAAACACTTCCATCTTATTAGCGTTGTCATTATGTCTTTTTTAGCAACAATTGACCGTAATCAGGCTGCTAAAGTCCGCACAAAGCGGGAGGGGATTAGTTATTATGCATTAGAAAGGCAAATCAACGATCTCATTTTGAATTGGGAAAGCATTCTTAAAGCGAAACCTACCTTTGGCGAAGAAGAACGAATTGATATGAAGGATGTTGTGACAACATGGAAATACATGGAGGTTGACACAGAGGATTATGGGGTTAAAAAAGGCAATCGTCGAACCAGAATCGGTTTAATTGCGGGGGCGATGCGATTATTAGAGACAGAGGGACTGATCGTTATTCTTGATCGTGACGATATTCCCAAGGTGATTCCTAAGAATGAGCTATTTGAGCGAATTGAATACCTATATCACGACTATGACCGATATGAAATGTTTAAAAAAATGATGACAACAGAGGAGGATGAGCGTGCCGAAAATCCATCGAATTAG
- a CDS encoding coiled-coil domain-containing protein codes for MPKIHRIRIVGLKYDGMQKQYKDTTFNFHNDETSTNGLIAMMNGGGKGVFLQTIFQILKPGTSWGKQNNRYYQQFFFNNKEQFIPYTFHVVIQWELDGADRRHLITGGMFSAEQRISMSEENGNDSKTLEQEAKILPNISFYTREYERNEEAALEHIPLYENDEVAETESLKDYLKWNGYDVYRDTKKHYRILDTYGINRKDWDIMKDINKDEGGVGKYFEGAEDDHSLFQKRIIPTVSQVLHRTEHQKNDLVEIFKSQASIAKDLPVLLKREQAHKEFLEDIVPFEEHLAKGVEHKEIVEESIKVGRQFLGALEHLKQSEAETLLSLEKDIDKLTLKQADLRFQKDNLEYAKAHREVLNWEKKLIEEKKKHTSLEEVVQEKLERKDELAFQLLLKEWSENEQTIRSLSQQIVKLEQNSGLVQVNQRMDEIKLQAVTEWEHSFQSIQEAVKQYSGYQKFIKKKETELSRQDKQKTKDIAQLSTEIDFLYTQMHSFESKEAALIKEFGDRLTYDLKGFIESLSKQIEDKKAQLEELLIKDKQSSEHQNQLANSRGTLGQSIQFSEEKCEELKAANEEQKKKEAKLVDKLHGLLDDVTVPFTHSLLSKCSLQIEEILGQNLQQGEQIKKDLWETQLDHSLNDEHFWIPNKDVKELKEWIDEKTGIDVFYGSQFLQSLSTEEMANYLMTYPLLPYGLVVSQHQWQKINQQILSGRMYKSPVPIFLREDMNKENQQPSFVIIHGTEKDLLTAKNQFTNWKIQIAKQIEEKKDTLIEIEKTETSLRRILKDLDRFLSNELSSDIEKALNHEQNDLFSKKTKLQEMITQEEKEKELQLQLKNQLEMTKQKIEKLSKDVETLEDFEREKTLHQENKRVKLEKEKQKEALSIEQHEITIEHQNIVDMQTKWSQTYVEWKLTIEQNIKEIAFFIEGATFPTDEKADQYEEVPRLSLQVVEEINGSIEELKQLQKSKEEQSRESLVIQAKKEAEQKQQKKLEKKLNSLNKDWNQAHEPDEPISILENMLQTAQKEAKTAEKEEREQGTAVTVAETSFQHATEQREKLAKKVAKHEKQPEDWESLDLEVKAVEIKDITKITKEEIKNSEKRLKETETNITGYEGDLLTLSVILKEEASAFTEQDIEKIKSQGKACILFWCEEHQTIQVEGQEKHAKIEQSLRNVKLTIEGKDWEIRFKNEVLTTLDHMDTRHYTHIQSVVKNMKRFSQSGLEQLERDKERAEKAQNFWASRASMKVMSISEAIRSMIAKMKVKNERGSFPLVQLKEDILPKKAEDIEPLLKQHFVTAINKITKQFDLIDDHNRALDQEINQLISDEQILFVSLRNRYPELLVYNMRTDNAFMYGKPQREHYSTWQTINQGSKTKSDGSGGQKLSARMVMMMMLLSVKSETDQSWVPLVCDNPFGQAASAHVLDPIFAVAEKLKFQFIVVTPPELVKTEISQRFDSYYKLDFIREKGKEIVSDTIVPAFRIYQGEEVVQ; via the coding sequence GTGCCGAAAATCCATCGAATTAGAATTGTTGGCCTGAAATATGATGGCATGCAAAAGCAATATAAAGATACAACGTTTAATTTCCATAATGATGAAACTTCAACCAATGGTCTCATTGCGATGATGAATGGTGGGGGAAAAGGTGTGTTCCTTCAAACGATCTTCCAAATCCTCAAACCTGGAACTTCGTGGGGAAAACAAAACAATCGATATTACCAGCAGTTCTTTTTTAATAATAAAGAGCAATTTATTCCATATACCTTTCATGTTGTAATTCAATGGGAATTGGATGGCGCTGACCGTAGGCACCTGATTACTGGAGGGATGTTCTCAGCTGAACAGCGGATTTCAATGAGTGAAGAGAATGGAAATGATAGCAAAACATTAGAACAGGAAGCAAAGATCCTCCCGAATATTTCCTTTTATACTAGAGAATATGAACGGAATGAAGAGGCAGCACTTGAACATATTCCACTTTATGAAAATGACGAAGTCGCCGAAACGGAAAGCTTAAAGGACTATTTAAAATGGAATGGATATGATGTTTACCGAGATACGAAGAAACATTATCGAATTCTTGATACATACGGAATTAATCGCAAAGACTGGGATATTATGAAGGACATAAATAAAGATGAAGGCGGAGTTGGAAAATACTTTGAAGGAGCAGAGGATGACCATTCTCTGTTCCAAAAACGAATCATTCCTACTGTAAGTCAAGTCTTACATCGAACTGAACATCAAAAGAATGATTTGGTGGAGATTTTTAAAAGCCAGGCCAGTATTGCAAAGGACCTGCCAGTACTATTAAAAAGAGAGCAAGCACATAAAGAGTTTTTAGAAGACATAGTTCCATTTGAAGAGCACTTAGCAAAAGGAGTGGAACATAAAGAAATTGTTGAAGAAAGCATTAAGGTAGGAAGACAATTTCTTGGTGCTTTAGAGCATTTGAAGCAATCGGAAGCAGAAACGCTCCTCAGTTTAGAAAAAGATATTGACAAATTAACCTTAAAACAAGCGGATTTACGATTTCAAAAAGACAATTTAGAGTATGCAAAAGCCCACAGAGAGGTATTGAATTGGGAAAAGAAATTAATAGAAGAAAAGAAGAAACATACTTCTTTAGAAGAAGTCGTTCAAGAAAAACTGGAACGAAAAGATGAACTTGCTTTTCAGCTATTATTGAAAGAGTGGAGTGAAAACGAACAAACCATCCGTTCTCTATCACAGCAGATTGTGAAGCTAGAACAAAATAGTGGCTTAGTGCAAGTGAATCAAAGAATGGATGAAATTAAATTACAAGCAGTAACTGAGTGGGAGCATTCCTTTCAATCTATACAAGAAGCTGTTAAGCAGTACTCCGGGTATCAAAAGTTCATAAAGAAAAAAGAAACTGAGCTGTCTCGCCAAGATAAACAAAAGACAAAGGACATTGCTCAGCTTAGTACGGAAATTGACTTTTTATATACACAAATGCATAGCTTTGAATCAAAGGAAGCGGCGCTCATCAAAGAGTTTGGTGACCGCTTAACCTATGACTTAAAAGGATTTATTGAAAGTCTTTCTAAACAAATTGAAGATAAAAAGGCTCAGTTAGAAGAACTGCTAATAAAAGATAAACAATCTAGCGAACACCAAAATCAATTGGCGAATTCACGTGGTACACTCGGACAATCGATTCAGTTTTCAGAGGAAAAATGTGAAGAACTAAAGGCAGCAAATGAAGAGCAAAAGAAAAAAGAAGCAAAACTAGTAGATAAGCTTCATGGTTTATTAGATGATGTCACTGTGCCGTTTACTCACTCGCTTTTATCGAAGTGCTCACTACAGATAGAAGAAATATTGGGTCAAAACCTGCAACAAGGTGAACAAATTAAAAAAGACCTTTGGGAAACACAACTCGACCACTCTTTAAATGATGAACATTTCTGGATTCCAAATAAAGATGTGAAAGAATTAAAGGAATGGATCGATGAAAAGACTGGTATTGATGTGTTTTACGGAAGCCAATTTCTCCAATCATTAAGTACAGAGGAAATGGCGAATTACCTTATGACATATCCGCTCCTTCCATATGGGTTAGTCGTCAGCCAGCATCAATGGCAAAAAATTAATCAACAGATTCTTTCAGGGAGAATGTATAAAAGTCCTGTTCCGATTTTCTTGCGTGAGGATATGAACAAGGAAAATCAACAACCATCCTTTGTGATTATTCATGGAACAGAGAAAGACCTGTTAACCGCTAAAAATCAATTTACCAACTGGAAAATACAGATTGCTAAACAAATAGAAGAAAAGAAAGATACATTGATTGAAATTGAAAAAACAGAAACTTCATTACGTCGTATTTTAAAAGATCTCGATCGATTTTTATCAAATGAGCTGTCTAGTGATATCGAAAAAGCTTTAAATCATGAACAGAACGACCTTTTTTCTAAGAAAACAAAATTACAGGAAATGATCACACAAGAGGAAAAAGAAAAAGAATTACAGCTTCAGCTAAAAAATCAGTTAGAGATGACGAAGCAAAAGATCGAAAAGCTTTCAAAGGATGTAGAAACTCTAGAAGATTTTGAGAGGGAAAAAACTCTTCATCAAGAAAATAAACGGGTGAAACTGGAGAAAGAGAAACAAAAGGAAGCCTTAAGCATTGAGCAGCATGAAATAACCATAGAGCACCAAAATATCGTTGATATGCAAACCAAGTGGAGTCAAACGTATGTAGAATGGAAGCTTACAATCGAACAAAATATAAAAGAGATTGCCTTCTTTATTGAAGGAGCGACTTTTCCTACTGATGAAAAAGCAGATCAATATGAAGAGGTTCCGCGTTTATCCCTACAAGTAGTAGAAGAGATAAATGGAAGCATTGAAGAGCTAAAACAGCTCCAAAAATCAAAAGAAGAACAGTCTAGAGAATCACTCGTTATCCAGGCAAAAAAAGAAGCCGAACAAAAACAGCAAAAGAAATTAGAGAAAAAACTCAATTCTCTTAATAAGGACTGGAATCAAGCACACGAACCAGATGAACCTATAAGTATATTAGAAAATATGCTGCAAACCGCCCAGAAGGAAGCAAAAACTGCTGAAAAAGAAGAACGAGAACAAGGAACGGCTGTTACGGTAGCTGAAACGTCCTTCCAGCATGCAACCGAACAGCGAGAAAAGTTAGCAAAGAAAGTTGCCAAGCATGAAAAACAGCCCGAAGATTGGGAGTCCCTTGACTTAGAAGTAAAGGCTGTAGAAATTAAAGACATAACGAAAATAACGAAAGAAGAGATAAAGAACTCTGAGAAACGCCTAAAAGAAACAGAAACGAATATTACTGGATATGAGGGAGATTTGCTAACCTTGTCTGTAATCCTAAAGGAGGAAGCATCGGCATTTACTGAGCAGGATATAGAAAAAATTAAGAGTCAAGGTAAAGCTTGTATCCTATTCTGGTGTGAAGAACATCAAACTATTCAAGTAGAAGGACAGGAAAAACACGCGAAAATAGAGCAATCTCTGCGTAATGTAAAGCTCACAATTGAAGGAAAAGATTGGGAGATTCGTTTTAAAAATGAAGTTTTAACAACACTAGATCATATGGATACACGGCATTATACTCATATTCAAAGTGTTGTTAAAAATATGAAGCGTTTTTCGCAAAGTGGTTTAGAACAATTAGAACGCGACAAAGAAAGGGCAGAAAAGGCGCAAAACTTCTGGGCTAGCCGTGCAAGTATGAAGGTGATGAGCATTTCAGAAGCGATTCGTTCAATGATTGCGAAAATGAAGGTGAAAAATGAGCGAGGATCTTTTCCACTCGTCCAGCTAAAAGAGGATATTTTACCTAAAAAGGCTGAAGATATAGAGCCACTACTGAAGCAGCATTTTGTTACGGCCATTAACAAAATAACCAAACAATTTGATTTAATTGATGATCATAATCGAGCCCTTGACCAAGAAATAAACCAACTCATAAGTGATGAGCAAATTTTATTTGTCTCACTTCGAAACCGATATCCTGAGTTACTCGTTTATAATATGCGAACAGATAATGCCTTCATGTACGGGAAACCGCAACGAGAGCATTATTCAACCTGGCAGACAATTAATCAAGGCTCTAAGACTAAATCTGATGGTAGTGGCGGACAAAAGCTATCGGCTCGAATGGTGATGATGATGATGTTATTATCGGTTAAAAGTGAAACAGATCAAAGCTGGGTTCCATTAGTCTGTGATAATCCGTTCGGACAAGCTGCATCAGCACATGTCCTTGACCCGATATTCGCAGTTGCCGAAAAACTGAAGTTTCAATTCATTGTCGTAACTCCGCCAGAACTAGTGAAAACGGAAATCAGCCAAAGATTTGATTCCTATTATAAATTGGACTTCATTCGTGAAAAAGGAAAAGAAATTGTTTCAGACACGATTGTTCCTGCATTTAGGATTTACCAAGGAGAAGAAGTCGTTCAATAA